The genomic window TCCGAAGCTGATCGACGAGATGGCCGCCACGGTCGAGAAGATTGGCCTCAGCCCCTTCAAGTTCTAACGGAGTGCGACCATGAGCGATCTGAACACCGCGATGATCGAGAAGTATCGCAACAGCTTCCTCAAGGAGGTTGAGGCGAACGTCGAGGAGGGCGACTGGGTCAAGATGTGCATGCAGTGCGGCGTCTGCTCGGGCTCCTGCCCGCTCGGCCCGCACTGGGAGCATCCCCCGCAGGAGATCTTCATGATGATCCGGGCGGGCAAGCGCGACGAGGTGCTCCAGTCCGACGCCATGTGGATGTGCACCTCGTGCTACAACTGCATCGTGCGCTGCCCGCGCGAGCTGCCCATCACCCACATCATGCACGGCCTGGCCCACTACGCGAAGCGCCTGGGCCTGGCGCCGAAGAACCAGCCCACGGCCAAGTTCGCCCAGCTGTTCTGGGACAACCTGGTGAAGTCCGGACGGGTCAACGAGCTCAAGCTCGGCCTGTCGCTGTACTTCATGAACGGCTTCGGCGAGGGCATCAAGACGTCGCTGAAGATGAAGAACATCGGGCTCGGGATGGTCAAGACCAAGCGCATGAACCCGATGGAGATCCTCGGCGGACACGGCGTCAAGGACAAGTCGGGCCTGCAGAAGATTCTGAACAAGGCCCGCGAGATCGAAGAGGCCAAGGCCCAAGGCGCCTGAGGAGAGACTGACCCATGGCTAAAAAAGAGTATTCCTTCTACCCGGGCTGCTCCTCGCAGGAGAAGGCCTCCTCCTCCAACTACCTGAAGTCGGTGGAGACCATGTGCGAGGAGCTGGACATCCAGCTCAACACCATCCCCGACTGGAACTGCTGCTCCGCCTCCATCGGCTACGCCGGCGGCGGCGAGCTGCCGCGCCTGGCCCTGTCGGCGCGCAACATCGCCCTGTCCGAGCAGCACAACGCCGGCCAGGACATCGTCGCCACCTGCGCCGCCTGCTGGCTCGCCACCAAGGAGACCCAGGAGCGGCTGCACGACGACCAGGACATGATGGCGGACATGAACAAGGTCCTCGCCGAGGCCGGTCTCAAGGTGGAGGCCAAGTCGCCCATCCGCCACATGGTGGAGGTGCTGATCGAGGACTTCGGCTACGAGGCGCTGGGAAGCCACGTGAAGAAGCCGCTGGACGGGCTCAAGATCGCCGGCTACGTGGGCTGCCAGACCAACCGCCCCTTCGGCATCGACGGCGAGTCCTTCGAGAACCCGAAGTACCTGGACAAGCTGGTGGAGACCATGGGCGCCGAGCCCCTGGAGAACTACGACAAGAAGGTCCAGTGCTGCGGCGGCGCGCTGGCGTTCTCCGAGCCGGAGAAGAGCCAGGCGATGATCAAGGACATCATCGAGGCGGCCTACGACGGCGGCGCGGACCTGGTGGTCACGCCCTGCCCGGTGTGCCAGATGAACGTGGAGGTCTACCAGGACCACATCAACGCCAAGTACGGCACCAAGTTCAAGATGCCGGTGGTCTACTACAGCCAGCTGATGGACGTGGCCTACGGCCGCAACGCCAAGGACGCCGGCCTCGACGGCCAGGTGATCCGCGCCAAGCAGTTGGAGGAGATCGCCAACAAGTCGTAGGCAATCCCCGGCGGCAACGCCGTTGAAAAGCCCTCCCCCGCGGAGGGCTTTTTTTTGCTTCGTCGTGCGGGGAAAGGCCCATTCACCACGAAGGCACAAAGGACACGAAGAGA from Thioalbus denitrificans includes these protein-coding regions:
- a CDS encoding CoB--CoM heterodisulfide reductase iron-sulfur subunit B family protein, producing MAKKEYSFYPGCSSQEKASSSNYLKSVETMCEELDIQLNTIPDWNCCSASIGYAGGGELPRLALSARNIALSEQHNAGQDIVATCAACWLATKETQERLHDDQDMMADMNKVLAEAGLKVEAKSPIRHMVEVLIEDFGYEALGSHVKKPLDGLKIAGYVGCQTNRPFGIDGESFENPKYLDKLVETMGAEPLENYDKKVQCCGGALAFSEPEKSQAMIKDIIEAAYDGGADLVVTPCPVCQMNVEVYQDHINAKYGTKFKMPVVYYSQLMDVAYGRNAKDAGLDGQVIRAKQLEEIANKS
- a CDS encoding 4Fe-4S dicluster domain-containing protein translates to MSDLNTAMIEKYRNSFLKEVEANVEEGDWVKMCMQCGVCSGSCPLGPHWEHPPQEIFMMIRAGKRDEVLQSDAMWMCTSCYNCIVRCPRELPITHIMHGLAHYAKRLGLAPKNQPTAKFAQLFWDNLVKSGRVNELKLGLSLYFMNGFGEGIKTSLKMKNIGLGMVKTKRMNPMEILGGHGVKDKSGLQKILNKAREIEEAKAQGA